CAGGCCCTGGCGACGCAGTTCGAGCAGGAATACGATGAGCTATCGCATACGGCCTGACCGAGCCCTTGATGACGAGGTGCACACAGCAGCCGCGCATCAACTCGGCAAGGCAATGGCCGTACTGACGGACAGACCTCAGGGCCTGCACGAAGCGGTTCACGCCGCCCGCAAGAATATCAAGCGCGTGCGCGCGCTATACCGGTTGATAGCTCCGGTCGCGCGCGAATTTCAGCAGCGGGAAAATGACCGGCTTCGGAATATGGCACGCACGCTTTCCGGTGTGCGCGATGCGACCGCACTGATCGAGATCGGTCATTATCTGCAGGCAACCGCCAGATCCGCGGAAGAACTGCACGCGCTGACCCGCGTCAGCGATCTGCTGACCATCAGGCGCGACCGCCTGGCGGCGGCGCAAACCGATCTCGAAGACAAGGCACAGGCAGCAATCGCGACATGTGCCGGCGCGCGCGAGGCGTTAAAGGAGATATCCTTCGACTGCGGCCGGCGCGACACGGCCCGTCTTTTTCAGAAAAGCTGGCGCAAGAATGTCCACAAGGCGATGCAGGCGCTGTCCGAATGCCATGTGGAAGCGGCCCACGTCGAGAGCTTTCATGATCTGCGCAAACGCAGCCAGGATTACTGGATGCATCACATGCTGTTGCGCGATGTCTGGCCGGCCGCCATGCATGCCAAGCAGCTGGAGGCCAAGGCCTTGGTAGACGTGCTCGGCCGCTATCTCGACATGTCGATATTGATCGATGTCGCAGACCGCGAGCCGCATCTCTTCGATAGGAGCGACGATCACGCCCGCCTGCTGGAAGCGATCATTGCCCGGCAGCAGACCGCGCGCGAGGAAGCGCTGGAGCGAGCCCGCTGGGTCTTCGCCGACAAACCGAAGAGCGAAGCACGGACTATCAAGAACCTTTGGCTGGAGGCGGCCGACTGACGGGGCACGCGCCCGGCTCAGGCAGTTCAATCGGCATGACCCGGCCGTTGCTTTAAAGCATGTCGGGCAAAAGTGTGCAGCGGTTTGCGACAACGACATGCCCAAATCAAAGACTTAGTCCAACGTGCAAGAAGCGAATCCGAAAGATCGCGACGCGCTTTAGGCGCGCCACATATCCGCCGAACCAAGCCCCACTTGCACGAAATAGCCTTCCAGCATCGCAATGTCGTCGGCCGCAGCGATCGCGCCAATATATCCGTCCGGCCGCACGAGCACCCATTCTCCGGGGGAGAGAGCGTAGATGTCGCGCAGATGGCCCCCGGCATCGACCATGTCGCCTGACCGGCCGAAAGTATGAATATGCAGCCCTGTGCGCGGCGGCACCGATCCCGGCTGCACCTCATAGCCGAGCAATGTCCAATGCGGGCCTCGGAACAGATCGAACAGCCTTTTCGGCTGGCCGGCGGCGCCACGGATCGGCGCATCCGGAGCTCGGTCGCCGGCAGACAGATGACCGCTGCGCCCAAGCGTTTCGAGCGCAAGCGAAGACGAAGGATAACCTATATCGAGTTGGCGCACCTCGCGACCGCGCCGCATGTCGCCCTGTTTCTGGGCATCAAGAAGCCTTGTTGCCAGACCGAGCATCGCAGCCGCGATGGGCTGACGCTCCTCTTCATAGCTGTCGAGCAGCTTGTCGTCGGCTCCATTGGCGGCCGCTGCCAGCTTCCATCCGAGATTATAGGCATCCTGCACGCTGGTATTGAGGCCTTGACCACCGGTCGGCGGATGAATGTGGGCGGCATCACCGATGAGAAACACGCGGCCGACACGGTATCGATCGGCCAGTCGCGCATTCATGGTGTAGGCCGACGACCACGACACGGATTGGATATGGATATCGTCGCGCCTGGTCCGCTCCGCCACCATGGCTTTCAGCCCTTCGGCAGAGAGGTCGATATCATCGTCGAGAGGGATCGGCCCCTGTATCTGGAACATCTCGGTCCCGGCAAGCGGGCAGAACATGATCTGCCGGGTCATGTCGCCTTCGTTGAAGCGATGCCAGGCATCGCGCGTGAGACCGGTCAAAATAACATCGGCCACGATGGCGCGAACGCCGAGGGTCTTGCCGGGAAAGTCGATATCAAGGGCGTGGCGAACGAAACTGCGGCCGCCATCGGCGCCTACGAGCCAGCGCACCCGAAGAATTTCCTCTCCAGCCTTGCTTTCGAGACGCGCCGTCACGCCACCCGGGTCCTGCTCGAAACCAACCAGTTCGCAGCCGAATTGCGGCTTGTGGCCAAGCTCGAGCAACCTCTCGCGCATTACCTTTTCGGTCAGGAATTGCGGTATCATCAGCGGCAGATGATACGGTTCGGCCGGGGTCGGGTCCTGATGCTCGGCAATGTCGGATTCAATAAAACTGCCGTCCTCGCGATATCGCCGCTCGGGCGGATACATGCCGCCGGCCGCGACGATCCGATCGAGAATGCCGAGATCCTCGAAGATTTCCTGGGTTCGCGGCTGAATACCCTTGCCGCGCGAACCACGGAAAGGTCCGTCCATCTTTTCGATCAGACGGAAGGAAATTCCTCTCCTTGCCAAATCGATGGCCAGCGCGAGGCCGGCCGCACCCGCACCACAAATCAGCACATCGGCTGCAAATTGCTCTGTCATTTCCACCTCCATATGTGTAATATGCACACACTTAAAAGAAGGGTGGCCCGGTGTCAATAATAAGCTTGCAAAATACACATATCAGCGCTCAACTACGCGAACTCCATAGCGCGCTGGTCGAAATCGTCGGCGTCATGAACCGGCCCCAGCGCGATGAAGCGATGATCAAGGAG
The Rhizobium sp. 11515TR DNA segment above includes these coding regions:
- a CDS encoding CHAD domain-containing protein, whose product is MSYRIRPDRALDDEVHTAAAHQLGKAMAVLTDRPQGLHEAVHAARKNIKRVRALYRLIAPVAREFQQRENDRLRNMARTLSGVRDATALIEIGHYLQATARSAEELHALTRVSDLLTIRRDRLAAAQTDLEDKAQAAIATCAGAREALKEISFDCGRRDTARLFQKSWRKNVHKAMQALSECHVEAAHVESFHDLRKRSQDYWMHHMLLRDVWPAAMHAKQLEAKALVDVLGRYLDMSILIDVADREPHLFDRSDDHARLLEAIIARQQTAREEALERARWVFADKPKSEARTIKNLWLEAAD
- a CDS encoding FAD-dependent oxidoreductase, yielding MTEQFAADVLICGAGAAGLALAIDLARRGISFRLIEKMDGPFRGSRGKGIQPRTQEIFEDLGILDRIVAAGGMYPPERRYREDGSFIESDIAEHQDPTPAEPYHLPLMIPQFLTEKVMRERLLELGHKPQFGCELVGFEQDPGGVTARLESKAGEEILRVRWLVGADGGRSFVRHALDIDFPGKTLGVRAIVADVILTGLTRDAWHRFNEGDMTRQIMFCPLAGTEMFQIQGPIPLDDDIDLSAEGLKAMVAERTRRDDIHIQSVSWSSAYTMNARLADRYRVGRVFLIGDAAHIHPPTGGQGLNTSVQDAYNLGWKLAAAANGADDKLLDSYEEERQPIAAAMLGLATRLLDAQKQGDMRRGREVRQLDIGYPSSSLALETLGRSGHLSAGDRAPDAPIRGAAGQPKRLFDLFRGPHWTLLGYEVQPGSVPPRTGLHIHTFGRSGDMVDAGGHLRDIYALSPGEWVLVRPDGYIGAIAAADDIAMLEGYFVQVGLGSADMWRA